From the genome of Thauera chlorobenzoica:
ATACGCCGGAGCCGGAGCGCTTCATTACCTCCGAGAAGAAAAACGTGCTGGTCGACCACTTCGTCAAGTGGCGGATCATCGATCCGCGCCTGTACTACGAGTCGGTCGCCGGCGACGAGGCCCGTGCCCGCACCCGCCTGACCCAGACGGTCAACGCCGGCCTGCGCGAGGAGTTCGGCCGCCGTACCGTGCATGATGTGGTCTCCGGCGAGCGCGACCGGATCATGGAGCAGATGCGCGAACGTGCCGACCGCGACGCGCGCACCATCGGTGCGCAGATCGTCGATGTGCGCCTGAAGCGGGTCGATCTGCCCAACGAGGTGTCCGAGTCGGTGTATCGGCGGATGGAAGCCGAGCGCAAGCGTGTCGCCAACGAGCTGCGCTCGCTCGGTGCCGCCGAAGCCGAGCGCATCCGTGCCGATGCCGACCGCCAGCGCGAGGTCATCATCGCCGAAGCCTACCGTTCCGCCCAGGAAGCCATGGGTGAGGGCGATGCCAAGGCGACCGCGATCTACGCCGAAGCCTACGGCAAGAGCCCGGATTTCTACGCCTTCTACCGCAGTCTCGAAGCCTATCGTTCGAGCTTTTCCGGCAAGGACGACGTGATGGTGGTCGACCCGAGCTCGGACTTCTTCCGCTTCATGAAGGATGCCCGGGGCGCGCAGCGCAACTGATCCCTTCATGGGCAGCTCGCTACTGACCGCCTTCGCCCTGATGCTGATCATCGAAGGTCTTCTTCCCTTCATCGCGCCAGCGGCCTGGCGCGAAACTTTTTTGCGCCTGGCGAGCATGGCCGACGGCCAGATCCGTTTCATCGGACTGACGTCCATGATCGCCGGCCTCGTCCTGCTGTTCATTTTCATCTGACACTCATCTGACACTCTCATGCGCTGGGTTCTGCCCGATTACATCCAGGATGCCCTGCCGTCCGATGCCCACCAGCTCGAGGCGCTCCGGCGCCGGCTGCTCGACGCCTTCCGGGTGCGTGGCTACCAGCTGGTGATGCCGCCGCTGCTCGAATACCTCGATTCGCTCACCACCGGTGCCGGCCGGGACCTCGAACTGCGCACCTTCAAGCTCGTGGACCAGCTCTCCGGGCGCACGATGGGGGTACGCGCCGACATGACCCCGCAGGTCACCCGCATCGATGCCCACCTGCTCAATCGCCGCGGCGTGTCGCGGCTGTGTTACTGCGGCAGCGTGCTGCACACCCTGCCGTCGACCCTGACCGCGACCCGTGAGCCGCTCCAGCTCGGCGCCGAGCTCTACGGCCATGCCGGGATCGAGGCCGACGTCGAGATCCTGCACCTGCTCGCCGAAGTGCTGCGCCTGGCCGAAGTGCCGGCGTCGCGCATCGACATCGGCCACGTCGGCCTGTTCCATGCGCTGGCGGCGCGCGCCGGGCTGGTGCCGGGGCGCGAGGAAGAATTGTTCGACCTGCTCCAGGCCAAGGACGTGCCGGCGCTGCACGATGCGCTTGCCGGCGTGGCCGAGCCGGTGCGCGGTGCGCTGCTTGCGCTGCCCGAGCTTTATGGCGGGCCCGAGGTGCTCGAGGTCGCGGCCGCCCGCCTGCCGCAGGACGCGGAAATTACCGCCTTGCTGGACGAGCTGCGCCAGCTCGCCGCCGCCCTGGCCGATCTGCCGATCAGCTTCGATCTGGCCGACCTGCGCGGCTACCACTATCACAGCGGCGTCGTGTTCGCCGCGTACGGCGCCGATTCGCCGGCCGCGCTCGCGCTCGGCGGGCGCTACGACCGGGTCGGCGAGGCCTTTGGTCGCGCCCGTCCGGCGACCGGGTTCAGCCTCGATCTGCGCGAGCTGGCCTGGCATCTGCCGTCTTTGCCGGCGGGCGCGGGCGCGGTGCTCGCGCCGCTCGCCGAAGACCCGGAGCTGACGGACGAAGTGGCGGCCCTGCGCGCGTGCGGCGAGACGGTCGTCATCGCCCTGCCCGGGCACGAGGGAACTTGGAACGAGGCCGGTTGCGACCGGCAACTGGTGAAACGGGACGGGCATTGGACGCTCGTGTCGTTACAGGGAGAGTAAGGAAATGGCAAAGAACGTCGTCGTCGTCGGCACCCAGTGGGGGGACGAAGGCAAGGGCAAGATCGTCGATTGGCTCACCGACCATGCCAAGGGCGTGGTGCGCTTCCAGGGCGGGCACAACGCCGGCCACACGCTGGTCATCGGCCACAACGAATACAAGCTCAATCTGGTGCCTTCGGGCATCGTGCGCGAGGGGGTGGCCTGCTTCATCGGCAACGGCGTGGTGCTCGACGTCCACCATCTGCTGTCCGAGATCCGCACCCTCGAAGCCGGCGGCATCAAGGTGCGCGAGCGCCTGCGCGTGAGCCCCGGCTGCCCGCTGATCCTCGGCTACCACAGCGCGCTCGACCGCGCGCGCGAAGCCGCCAAATCGGCCGGTGACAAGATCGGCACCACCGGCAAGGGCATCGGCCCGACCTACGAGGACAAGGTCGCGCGCCGCGCGCTGCGCGTCTACGACCTGTTCGACCGCGAGCGCTTCGCCGCCAAGCTGAAGGCCAATCTCGAATATCACAATTTCGTCCTGACCCGGCACCTCGGTGCCGAGCCAGTCGAATTCCAGACGGTGTTCGACCAGGCCATGGCCGACGCCGCCGAACTGCTGCCGATGGTGGCCGACGTCTCCGCCGAGCTCTATGCGATCAACAAGGCGGGCGGCTCGCTGCTGTTCGAGGGCGCGCAGGGCACGCTGCTCGACATCGACCACGGCACCTATCCGTTCGTCACTTCCAGCAACTGCGTCGCCGGCCAGGCCGCGGCCGGCTCCGGCGTCGGCCCCAGCCGCCTGCACTACGTGCTGGGGATCACCAAGGCCTACTGCACGCGGGTCGGCGGCGGTCCGTTCCCGACCGAGCTCGACATCGAGACCAAGGGGGTGCCGGGCGAGCAGATGTCGACCAAGGGGCGCGAGTTCGGCACCGTCACCGGGCGCAAGCGCCGCTGCGGCTGGCTCGATCTGGCCGCGCTGAAGCGCTCGATCATCATCAATGGCGTCACCGGTCTGTGCATCACCAAGCTCGACGTGCTCGACGGCCTCGAAGAGCTCAAGCTGTGTACCGGCTACATGCTGGACGGCAAGCGCATCGACCTGCTGCCGATGGGCTCGGAAGAGGTCACCCGCTGCGAGCCGATCTACGAGACGATGGCGGGCTGGAGCGGGACGACCTTCGGTGCGCAGAGCTGGGACGCGCTGCCGCAGGAGGCGCGCGCCTACCTGCATCGCATCGAGGAAATCTGCGAGATTCCGATCGACGTGATCTCCACCGGTCCCGAGCGCGACGAGACCATTCTGCGTCGTCATCCGTTTGGCGCCTGAGCGCGGCGGGGTGGAGCCGGGCGGGTCGCGCGTGCGCTCGTCCGCTGCTCCGATGGGCGCGGTGCGTTGTCTACGCGTGAAGGCCGATGGTGTCGGTGCGGCCGACGGTGCCACGCTTGCGGGCGCTGCGGCCCGCGCCATGGCCGGATCGGTATCCGGCGCGGGCGGCGGCCGGGTAAACGGGAAAAGCCGGCTTTTGGCCGGCTTTTCCCTGCAACTGGTGCCCAGAAGAGGACTCGAACCTCCACGCCTCGCAGCGCTAGTACCTGAAACTAGTGCGTCTACCAATTCCGCCATCTGGGCAGGGACGCGCATAATAGCAAAGGCTTTCATCTGCGTGAAGCGCTGCGCGCGTTTTTTTGCGCGCCGGCCGTCGATGACGGCGATCCGCGCACGTGATGCAGCGGCGTCATCGTCCCGCGTGGGGGGGATGAACAACAAAAAAGCCGCTCCGAAGAGCGGCTTTCCCGTGAAACTGGTGCCCAGAAGAGGACTCGAACCTCCACGCCTCGCGGCGCTAGTACCTGAAACTAGTGCGTCTACCAATTCCGCCATCTGGGCAAGAAGACGCGCATTATAAGCACCGAAAGAAGATTGTCAATGACTCGTAAAACGAAAAAGAACACCTCCAAACGCGGCGCCCCCCAGGCCGGTGACGCCGTGCATGCCAACTCATCCAGCAGCGGCGAGAAGGCGCGCAGGCGCGCCGATGACGTCAGCCGCTCCGTTTCGGTGGCACCTGCGGGGGCAACGGGCGGCGCAAAGAATGCAGTGAAGGGCCCCGGCCGCAGCCGTGCCGCACGCAAGGCCGCGGCCGCGCAGGCGAGCGCCATCCGCCTCGCCGATCCGCATTACGCACGTGAATCGCAGCAGTACGAACATCCCTTGCCGAGCCGCGAATACGTGCTCCAGGTGCTCGCCGAGCGTGGCGTGCCGATGCCGTTTTCGGAACTCGTCGGCGCCCTTGACATCGCGCCCCATGAGCTCGAGCACTTCGACCGCCGCCTGCGCGCGATGGAGCGCGACGGCCAGGTCATCCGCAACCGCCGCGACGCCTACCTGCTGCCGGCCAAGGCCGACCTGATCAAGGGCCGGGTCGAAGGCCACCCCGATGGCTTCGGCTTCCTGCGCCGCGACGACGGCGGGCCCGATATCTTCCTCGGCCCCAAGGAGATGCGCGAGGTGCTGCACGGCGATCGCGTGATCGTGCGCATCGCCGGCACCGACCGCCGCGGCCGTCCCGAAGGCAAGCTGGTCGAGGTCCTCGAACGCGCCAATACCCGCGTCGTCGGCCGCGTCATCAACGAACACGGGGTGATGATCGTGGTGCCCGAGAACCGCCGCCTGGCGCAGGACATCCTGGTCGCGCCGGGTGGGCGCAAGAAGCCCGAACCCGGCCAGATCGTCACCGTCGAGCTGGTCGAGCAGCCGACCAAGTTCGCCCAGCCGATCGGGCGCATCGTCGAGGTGCTCGGCAACTACGCCGACCCCGGAATGGAGATCGAGATCGCGCTCAGGAAGCACGACCTGCCCTTCGAATTCTCTGCCGAGGCCAAGGCGCAGACGCGCAAGCTGCCCGACAAGGTGCGCAAGAAGGACTGGGCCGGCCGCGAGGATCTCACCGCCCTGCCGCTGGTCACCATCGATGGCGAAACCGCGAGGGATTTCGACGATGCGGTGTATTGCGAGCGCCAGGGCAAGGGCTACCGCCTGATCGTCGCCATCGCCGATGTGTCGCACTACGTCGATGCCGCCAGCGCGCTCGACCAGGACGCCTTCGATCGCGGCAACTCGGTGTACTTCCCGCGCCGCGTCATCCCGATGCTGCCGGAGAAGCTGTCCAACGGGCTGTGCTCGCTGAATCCGCAGGTCGAGCGCCTGGCGATGGTCGCCGACATGAACATCACCGCCACCGGCGAGATCAAGACCTACCGCTTCTACCCGGCGGTGATCTGGTCGCACGCACGCCTGACCTACACCCAGGTGGCCGCGGCGCTGTACGCGCAGGACCCGGCGCTGCGCGCGGAGCTCGCCGCGCTGCTGCCGCACCTCGAGAACCTCGACAAGCTTTTCCGCGTGCTGCTCAAGGCCCGCGCCAAGCGCGGCGCGATCGACTTCGAGACCACCGAGACACGGATGATCTTCGACGACAACGGCAAGATCGCGCAGATCGTGCCCGAGGTGCGCAACGACGCCCACCGCCTGATCGAGGAATGCATGCTCGCCGCCAACGTGTGCGCGTCGGGCTTCCTCGCCGGCCGCGAACACCCGGCGCTGTACCGCATCCACGACTCGCCCTCCGAGGACAAGCTTGCCAAGCTGCGCGAGTTCCTCAAGGAGTTCGGCCTCGGCCTGGGCGGCGGCGACGAGCCGCGCGCGAGCGACTTCGCCAGGCTGCTCGAACAGGTCAAGGACCGCCCCGACGCCCAGCTGCTGCAGACAGTGATGCTGCGCTCGCTCAAGCAGGCGATGTACAGCCCGGACAACGTCGGCCACTTCGGGCTGGCCTACGAGTCCTACACCCACTTCACCTCGCCGATCCGGCGCTACCCCGACCTGCTGATCCACCGCGGCATCAAGGCCGCGCTCGCCGGCGAGCAGTACCGCCCCGGCGACTGGGAGCAGATTGGCCTGCACTGCTCGATGACCGAGCGCCGCGCCGACGACGCCACTCGCGACGTGGTCGCGTTCCTCAAGTGCTACTTCATGCAGGACCGCGTCGGCGAGGAGTTCATCGGCAGCGTCTCGGCGGTGGTGCCGTTCGGCCTGTTCGTCGCCCTCGACGACATCTTCATCGAAGGGCTGCTGCACATCTCGGATCTGGGCAGCGACTACTTCCACTACGACGAGACCCGTCATGCATTGATGGGCGAACGCACCGCCAAGCAGTTCCGCCTCTCCGACCGGCTCAAGGTGCAGCTGGTGCGGGTGGACATGGCGACCAACAAGATCGATTTCCGCCTGATCGAGGGGCCACTGCCGGCCGAGCTCAAGGCGTCCGCGAAGGCCGCGGAGACCGAGCCTGCCGCGATCCAG
Proteins encoded in this window:
- a CDS encoding DUF2065 domain-containing protein — protein: MGSSLLTAFALMLIIEGLLPFIAPAAWRETFLRLASMADGQIRFIGLTSMIAGLVLLFIFI
- the rnr gene encoding ribonuclease R; translation: MTRKTKKNTSKRGAPQAGDAVHANSSSSGEKARRRADDVSRSVSVAPAGATGGAKNAVKGPGRSRAARKAAAAQASAIRLADPHYARESQQYEHPLPSREYVLQVLAERGVPMPFSELVGALDIAPHELEHFDRRLRAMERDGQVIRNRRDAYLLPAKADLIKGRVEGHPDGFGFLRRDDGGPDIFLGPKEMREVLHGDRVIVRIAGTDRRGRPEGKLVEVLERANTRVVGRVINEHGVMIVVPENRRLAQDILVAPGGRKKPEPGQIVTVELVEQPTKFAQPIGRIVEVLGNYADPGMEIEIALRKHDLPFEFSAEAKAQTRKLPDKVRKKDWAGREDLTALPLVTIDGETARDFDDAVYCERQGKGYRLIVAIADVSHYVDAASALDQDAFDRGNSVYFPRRVIPMLPEKLSNGLCSLNPQVERLAMVADMNITATGEIKTYRFYPAVIWSHARLTYTQVAAALYAQDPALRAELAALLPHLENLDKLFRVLLKARAKRGAIDFETTETRMIFDDNGKIAQIVPEVRNDAHRLIEECMLAANVCASGFLAGREHPALYRIHDSPSEDKLAKLREFLKEFGLGLGGGDEPRASDFARLLEQVKDRPDAQLLQTVMLRSLKQAMYSPDNVGHFGLAYESYTHFTSPIRRYPDLLIHRGIKAALAGEQYRPGDWEQIGLHCSMTERRADDATRDVVAFLKCYFMQDRVGEEFIGSVSAVVPFGLFVALDDIFIEGLLHISDLGSDYFHYDETRHALMGERTAKQFRLSDRLKVQLVRVDMATNKIDFRLIEGPLPAELKASAKAAETEPAAIQPEAGKKAPKPRTRKVVAEPVVEVVPAPAVPAPLAAPVASETSASKPGKTRAKKATVKAVAVVESAPAAAVEVPVAAPATAAEVAEPKTRSKRAKKAAVEAVATAAPAPVVATPVAAPEAAGPRPRTKRTTKPAAAPAVELAAAAPVVTEAKARKARAKKAAAEPAAAPAPVVEAPVAAPEVAAPRPRRTRAKKAAAAPVAEALESATPTPTAAPARRAGRKTSAKGTDRG
- a CDS encoding ATP phosphoribosyltransferase regulatory subunit: MRWVLPDYIQDALPSDAHQLEALRRRLLDAFRVRGYQLVMPPLLEYLDSLTTGAGRDLELRTFKLVDQLSGRTMGVRADMTPQVTRIDAHLLNRRGVSRLCYCGSVLHTLPSTLTATREPLQLGAELYGHAGIEADVEILHLLAEVLRLAEVPASRIDIGHVGLFHALAARAGLVPGREEELFDLLQAKDVPALHDALAGVAEPVRGALLALPELYGGPEVLEVAAARLPQDAEITALLDELRQLAAALADLPISFDLADLRGYHYHSGVVFAAYGADSPAALALGGRYDRVGEAFGRARPATGFSLDLRELAWHLPSLPAGAGAVLAPLAEDPELTDEVAALRACGETVVIALPGHEGTWNEAGCDRQLVKRDGHWTLVSLQGE
- the hflC gene encoding protease modulator HflC, which translates into the protein MRDKMSLIGGSLLLAVVIASMSLFTVDQRQYAIVFQLGEVREVISEPGLNVKLPFIQNVRYFDKRILTMDTPEPERFITSEKKNVLVDHFVKWRIIDPRLYYESVAGDEARARTRLTQTVNAGLREEFGRRTVHDVVSGERDRIMEQMRERADRDARTIGAQIVDVRLKRVDLPNEVSESVYRRMEAERKRVANELRSLGAAEAERIRADADRQREVIIAEAYRSAQEAMGEGDAKATAIYAEAYGKSPDFYAFYRSLEAYRSSFSGKDDVMVVDPSSDFFRFMKDARGAQRN
- a CDS encoding adenylosuccinate synthase, with the translated sequence MAKNVVVVGTQWGDEGKGKIVDWLTDHAKGVVRFQGGHNAGHTLVIGHNEYKLNLVPSGIVREGVACFIGNGVVLDVHHLLSEIRTLEAGGIKVRERLRVSPGCPLILGYHSALDRAREAAKSAGDKIGTTGKGIGPTYEDKVARRALRVYDLFDRERFAAKLKANLEYHNFVLTRHLGAEPVEFQTVFDQAMADAAELLPMVADVSAELYAINKAGGSLLFEGAQGTLLDIDHGTYPFVTSSNCVAGQAAAGSGVGPSRLHYVLGITKAYCTRVGGGPFPTELDIETKGVPGEQMSTKGREFGTVTGRKRRCGWLDLAALKRSIIINGVTGLCITKLDVLDGLEELKLCTGYMLDGKRIDLLPMGSEEVTRCEPIYETMAGWSGTTFGAQSWDALPQEARAYLHRIEEICEIPIDVISTGPERDETILRRHPFGA